From a single Anaerolineaceae bacterium oral taxon 439 genomic region:
- a CDS encoding preprotein translocase subunit TatB, whose translation MKTIDVRGLSCPEPVIQTREAIQSGESAIQILVDSPTARENVVRFAEGQGFRSAVEEENGTFTITLRK comes from the coding sequence ATGAAAACGATTGACGTCAGAGGGCTGTCCTGCCCCGAACCGGTCATTCAGACGCGCGAAGCGATCCAGAGCGGTGAAAGCGCGATCCAGATCCTCGTCGACAGCCCGACAGCGCGGGAAAACGTCGTCCGCTTCGCCGAAGGGCAGGGCTTCCGGTCCGCCGTTGAAGAAGAAAACGGAACGTTTACGATTACGCTCAGGAAATAA
- a CDS encoding ABC transporter substrate-binding protein, which translates to MKKKFLVLALTLIVVLSAASAAFGEGKTIVYWSMWSDAEPQAIVIKEAIEAYEAESGNTVDIQFKGRTGIREGLQAALDAGTVIDLFDEDIDRVNVQWGAYTMDLEELVKSSNYEETAIAGLMAAAREVAGGTLKSIPYQPNLFEVFYNAEIFAEAGVETVPTTWEEFVAAAEKIKDAGYVPFTSDDAYIIGNYGYQLARYIGVDGVKKVVDEGLWAETPEALLAAQDYAMMAEKGLLSETFGTAAWPTNQNGEFALGEAAMYLNGSWLPNEVKDLTGDDFSWGCFAYPAVPNGKTGLDAANFGAQVFAINAKSEVAPEAFAIIEKITKGEYDLKLSTESVGIPADTTNTEWPEKLTAVRPVMESLMVRFPWSAGIENNPDMTPLIKENFQKLCTGAIDAQTFVDNLEAASGK; encoded by the coding sequence ATGAAAAAGAAGTTTCTTGTCTTAGCGCTTACGCTTATTGTCGTTCTTTCCGCCGCCTCCGCCGCGTTCGGCGAAGGTAAAACGATCGTCTACTGGTCGATGTGGTCCGACGCGGAGCCGCAGGCAATCGTTATCAAAGAAGCAATCGAAGCTTACGAAGCCGAATCCGGGAACACGGTCGACATCCAGTTCAAAGGACGGACCGGGATCCGCGAAGGGCTTCAGGCAGCGCTGGACGCCGGTACGGTTATCGACTTGTTCGACGAAGATATTGACCGCGTCAACGTCCAATGGGGCGCTTATACGATGGATCTCGAAGAACTCGTCAAGAGCAGCAACTATGAAGAAACCGCAATCGCGGGCCTGATGGCCGCCGCGCGCGAAGTCGCCGGCGGAACGCTGAAATCGATCCCTTATCAGCCGAACCTCTTCGAAGTTTTCTACAACGCCGAAATTTTCGCCGAAGCCGGCGTTGAAACCGTCCCGACGACCTGGGAAGAATTCGTCGCCGCCGCTGAAAAGATTAAGGACGCCGGCTACGTTCCGTTCACGAGCGACGACGCCTACATTATCGGCAATTACGGGTACCAGTTAGCCCGTTACATCGGCGTCGACGGCGTCAAGAAAGTCGTCGACGAAGGACTATGGGCGGAGACGCCGGAAGCCCTCCTCGCCGCGCAGGACTACGCCATGATGGCCGAAAAAGGCCTCCTCTCGGAAACGTTCGGTACGGCGGCCTGGCCGACCAACCAGAACGGCGAATTCGCGCTCGGCGAAGCCGCGATGTACCTGAACGGGTCCTGGCTCCCGAACGAAGTCAAAGATCTGACTGGCGACGATTTCAGTTGGGGCTGCTTCGCGTATCCCGCCGTCCCGAACGGCAAAACCGGCCTGGATGCCGCGAACTTCGGCGCTCAGGTTTTCGCGATCAACGCAAAATCCGAAGTCGCGCCGGAAGCCTTCGCGATTATCGAGAAAATTACCAAGGGCGAATACGACCTGAAGCTTTCGACCGAATCCGTCGGGATACCGGCCGACACGACGAATACCGAATGGCCGGAAAAACTGACCGCCGTCCGCCCGGTCATGGAAAGCCTGATGGTCCGCTTCCCCTGGTCAGCCGGTATCGAGAATAATCCGGATATGACGCCGCTGATCAAGGAAAACTTCCAAAAGCTTTGCACCGGCGCAATCGACGCTCAGACGTTCGTTGACAACCTCGAGGCCGCCTCGGGCAAATAG
- a CDS encoding tRNA epoxyqueuosine(34) reductase QueG translates to MTSSDRKNWIRAEANRLGFSFTGFTTADPLEAETLRYLDWLRRGCHGEMVYLERADTIAKRADPRALFPDGRSAIVFGVRIGVWPRPDRGYQVADFARYYDYHDTIPVRLNELFERYNRVFASELRWKICADSSPVFERALAVRAGLGWIGRSSMLIHPRFGSKTLLAVAFTDAAFEADAPFIGEWCGSCRRCVEACPMGCIDGEMREIDARRCISYLTIERKSSLEAELWERIGTRVFGCDVCTDVCPWNRSAMRLEITPAKTSSGILIPNGAAFPDERDFELTQATFKEKYCGSPILRRKLPRWLANLENAGRNWR, encoded by the coding sequence ATGACTTCAAGCGATCGGAAAAACTGGATCAGAGCCGAGGCGAACCGTCTCGGCTTTAGCTTTACCGGGTTCACGACGGCCGATCCGCTCGAAGCCGAAACGCTGCGTTATCTGGATTGGCTTCGGCGCGGCTGTCATGGCGAAATGGTTTATCTCGAACGGGCGGATACGATCGCGAAACGTGCGGATCCGCGCGCGCTTTTCCCCGACGGGCGGAGCGCAATCGTTTTCGGCGTCCGGATCGGCGTCTGGCCGCGACCCGACCGTGGGTATCAGGTCGCGGATTTCGCCCGTTATTACGATTATCACGATACGATTCCTGTCCGGCTGAACGAGCTTTTCGAACGTTATAACCGCGTTTTCGCTTCGGAACTGCGATGGAAAATCTGCGCCGATTCTTCGCCGGTCTTTGAGCGCGCGCTGGCGGTCCGCGCCGGGTTGGGCTGGATCGGACGCAGCTCGATGCTGATTCATCCGCGGTTCGGTTCGAAAACGCTGTTGGCGGTCGCGTTTACGGACGCGGCTTTCGAGGCAGACGCGCCGTTTATCGGGGAATGGTGCGGAAGCTGCCGCCGCTGCGTTGAGGCTTGCCCGATGGGCTGTATCGACGGAGAGATGCGCGAAATTGACGCGCGCCGCTGTATCTCTTACCTGACGATCGAACGGAAATCGTCTCTGGAGGCGGAACTTTGGGAACGGATCGGAACCCGGGTTTTCGGCTGTGACGTGTGCACGGATGTCTGCCCTTGGAATCGATCGGCGATGCGTCTCGAAATAACCCCGGCGAAAACGTCCTCTGGGATCCTGATCCCCAATGGGGCCGCGTTTCCGGACGAGCGCGATTTTGAGCTGACGCAGGCGACGTTTAAGGAAAAGTATTGCGGTTCGCCGATCCTGCGGCGGAAGCTGCCGCGCTGGCTGGCGAATCTGGAGAACGCGGGCCGGAATTGGCGCTGA
- a CDS encoding DNA ligase (NAD(+)) LigA has product MNQPIHYIIPYKKREGEIGMLSILDYIQRIQTLNQHNYRYHVLEQPIITDAEFDRLLNELRQIEAAHPDWIRADSPTQRVGAPASGRFPAVAHPKPVLSLANAFSAQDVAAWAERIRKIDPDADSAGYVMEPKIDGLTVVLTYRSGALTGGTTRGDGLVGEDITANIRAIRSVPLRIPLSNESVPVPETIVVRGEVYIENQDFERLNDEIVRNGEKPYLNPRNTASGSLRQLNPAVTAARPLKILIYQVLDDSHDVPIPMQQTERTDYLRKLGFPTFDEARYFPTLDGVLNDIPNWTQIRETIRYEIDGIVIKVNDLVTADALGFAGKDPRGAIALKFPAREAMTRLLYISVAVGRTGILTPTAMMEPAEIGGATIRQASLHNFDFIRDRDIRIGDQLLIKRAGDVIPYVVASIPERRDGSQLPYVPPAKCPSCGEPVESFPGEIGLFCINSRCPAQLIRVVEYFASRTAMDIEGLGIRIVEQICESGMVADYADLYALTRDQLLTLPGFGEKKADNLIAAIEASKSRPLARVINALGIRNVGEVIAASLANRFGSIAALREAADSELTAIDGVGETLAESIIEWFRSPRNLEIVGKLRQAGIDPTVERRDAEGADKNAPENLPLAGQTVVVTGTLKRFTRESIHEQIVRLGGKAGDSVSRKTSFVIYGEKAGSKLEKARKLGVPVHAEDEFLNTYTQFLESPGEPE; this is encoded by the coding sequence TTGAATCAACCGATCCATTATATAATACCTTATAAAAAGCGAGAGGGAGAAATTGGAATGCTCTCCATACTGGATTATATCCAACGGATTCAGACGCTGAATCAGCATAACTATCGCTACCACGTACTTGAACAGCCGATCATCACCGACGCCGAATTCGACCGCCTTCTGAATGAACTGCGGCAGATCGAAGCAGCGCATCCGGACTGGATCCGGGCCGATTCGCCGACCCAGCGCGTCGGCGCGCCCGCCTCCGGGCGGTTCCCTGCGGTCGCGCATCCGAAGCCCGTCCTCAGCTTAGCCAACGCCTTCTCGGCGCAGGACGTCGCCGCCTGGGCCGAGCGCATCCGAAAAATCGACCCGGACGCGGACAGCGCTGGCTACGTCATGGAGCCCAAAATTGACGGACTGACCGTCGTTCTGACATATCGGAGCGGCGCCTTGACGGGCGGGACGACGCGCGGGGACGGGCTTGTCGGCGAAGATATCACGGCGAATATCCGCGCGATCCGCTCCGTTCCCCTCCGGATCCCGCTTTCGAACGAATCCGTCCCCGTCCCTGAAACGATCGTCGTCCGCGGCGAAGTCTACATTGAAAATCAGGATTTCGAGCGGCTGAACGACGAAATCGTCCGGAACGGCGAAAAACCGTACCTGAACCCGCGGAATACCGCTTCCGGCTCGCTCAGGCAGCTGAACCCCGCGGTGACCGCCGCTCGTCCGTTGAAAATCCTGATTTACCAGGTCCTGGACGATTCGCACGACGTTCCCATACCCATGCAGCAAACCGAACGGACCGACTACCTGCGAAAGCTTGGCTTTCCGACATTCGACGAAGCCAGATACTTTCCGACGCTTGACGGCGTTCTCAACGATATTCCGAACTGGACGCAGATTCGCGAAACGATCCGCTACGAAATCGATGGCATTGTGATCAAGGTCAACGACCTGGTCACCGCGGACGCGCTCGGATTCGCCGGAAAAGATCCGCGCGGTGCGATCGCGCTGAAATTCCCCGCGCGCGAAGCCATGACAAGACTCCTCTATATCAGCGTCGCCGTCGGGAGAACCGGGATCCTGACCCCAACGGCCATGATGGAGCCTGCGGAAATCGGCGGTGCCACGATTCGTCAGGCCTCGCTCCATAACTTCGATTTCATTCGCGACCGCGATATTCGAATCGGGGACCAGCTCCTGATCAAGCGCGCCGGCGACGTGATCCCGTATGTCGTCGCGTCGATCCCTGAACGCCGCGATGGGAGCCAGCTTCCCTACGTTCCGCCGGCGAAATGTCCTTCCTGCGGCGAGCCGGTCGAAAGCTTCCCCGGCGAAATCGGCCTTTTCTGTATCAACAGCCGCTGCCCGGCGCAGCTTATTCGCGTCGTCGAATACTTCGCGTCCAGGACCGCGATGGATATCGAAGGGCTGGGGATCCGGATCGTTGAACAAATCTGCGAAAGCGGAATGGTCGCGGATTACGCCGACCTGTACGCCCTGACCCGGGACCAGCTCCTGACCCTCCCGGGCTTCGGAGAAAAGAAAGCCGACAACCTGATCGCCGCGATCGAGGCCTCGAAATCCCGTCCGCTCGCCCGCGTGATCAACGCGCTCGGGATCCGTAACGTCGGCGAAGTCATCGCCGCGTCGTTAGCCAACCGCTTCGGATCGATCGCCGCGCTTCGCGAAGCGGCGGACTCGGAACTCACCGCGATCGACGGCGTCGGCGAAACGCTCGCTGAATCAATTATCGAATGGTTCCGTTCCCCTCGCAACCTGGAAATCGTCGGGAAACTCCGCCAGGCCGGAATCGATCCGACCGTCGAAAGGCGCGACGCTGAAGGCGCTGATAAAAACGCGCCGGAAAACCTGCCGCTCGCCGGGCAAACCGTCGTCGTCACCGGGACGCTCAAACGCTTTACCCGCGAATCGATCCATGAACAGATCGTTCGCCTGGGCGGGAAAGCTGGCGACTCGGTCAGCCGGAAAACCTCATTCGTTATTTATGGCGAGAAAGCCGGCTCAAAACTCGAAAAAGCGCGAAAACTTGGCGTCCCCGTCCACGCGGAAGACGAATTTCTGAATACCTATACGCAGTTTCTTGAATCGCCCGGAGAACCGGAATAA
- a CDS encoding nucleotidyltransferase: protein MNEKPVLIIMAAGMGSRYGSLKQLDQLDEHGNVMMDYALYDAHAAGFRRVIFVIKPEMETDFEARIGSRIRGHYQVDYAFQLLENLPAGFSIPEGRTKPWGTAHATLSAKELVHGPFVVINADDYYGRTAFRSVYDFLSSETGPTRHAMVGYRIENTLTENGSVSRGVCELDANGNLAGIVERVKIIKADGGAAIQEDGADLFVPNGTYVSMNLWGFQRSMMKEINDTFAEFLRANLPGNPLKCEYFLPIIPNKLIQEGRATFRVLPTQEKWYGVTYKEDKPAVMAALKEMRRSGIYPEALWG from the coding sequence ATGAACGAAAAACCGGTACTGATTATCATGGCGGCAGGCATGGGCAGCCGCTACGGCAGTCTCAAACAGCTCGACCAGCTTGACGAACATGGAAACGTGATGATGGATTACGCGCTGTACGACGCGCACGCGGCAGGGTTCCGCCGCGTTATTTTCGTGATCAAGCCCGAAATGGAAACCGATTTCGAGGCCCGGATCGGATCGCGGATTCGCGGCCATTACCAGGTCGACTATGCGTTTCAGCTTCTTGAAAACCTTCCCGCCGGATTCTCCATCCCGGAAGGCAGGACAAAGCCCTGGGGCACGGCGCACGCGACGCTGAGCGCGAAGGAGCTGGTTCATGGACCGTTCGTTGTCATCAACGCTGACGACTATTACGGGCGGACAGCGTTTCGCTCCGTCTATGATTTCCTTTCGTCCGAAACCGGCCCGACGCGGCACGCGATGGTCGGGTACCGAATCGAGAATACGCTGACCGAAAATGGGAGCGTCTCCAGAGGCGTCTGCGAGCTTGACGCAAACGGAAATTTAGCCGGGATCGTCGAACGGGTCAAAATCATCAAAGCCGACGGCGGCGCGGCAATCCAGGAAGACGGCGCCGATCTTTTCGTCCCGAACGGAACGTACGTTTCGATGAACCTCTGGGGTTTTCAGCGTTCGATGATGAAAGAAATTAACGATACGTTTGCGGAATTCCTGCGCGCGAACCTGCCGGGCAACCCGCTTAAATGCGAATACTTTTTGCCAATTATTCCGAACAAGCTGATCCAGGAAGGCCGGGCGACGTTCAGGGTTCTCCCAACGCAGGAAAAATGGTACGGGGTTACGTATAAAGAAGACAAACCCGCGGTCATGGCGGCGCTGAAAGAGATGCGCCGGAGCGGAATATATCCCGAAGCTTTATGGGGTTGA
- a CDS encoding cysteine desulfurase: MGRIYFDNAATSFPKPEAVADAVYRYISEQGCNINRGGYPGAYDVEETVYETREWLCDLFHGEDARSVVFTRSVTESLNVLLKGFLRPGDHVLVSSMEHNAVMRPLTQLRRESVAFSRVPANPDGSLNLDEMAALLTERTRAVVMTHASNVCGTVLPVARVGAFCADHGLTFIVDSAQSAGVLPIDMREMRIDALAFTGHKGLLGPQGVGGFLLRSGLETAIEPLISGGTGSVSYSESVPEFMPDRFEAGTLNLPGIMGLHAALGWIRERGIDAIYAHEMALTEAFLAGLRPLADDGRLRVVGRPDLSGRTGVVSVQLLHTDQAEAADRLAEAYGVMTRVGLHCAPGAHKALGTFPDGTIRFSFGWRNTLDEVRFAVKALEELSHGV, from the coding sequence ATGGGCAGAATTTACTTCGACAACGCGGCGACGAGTTTTCCGAAACCGGAGGCGGTCGCCGACGCGGTTTACCGCTATATTTCCGAACAGGGCTGCAATATTAATCGCGGCGGTTACCCGGGGGCGTACGACGTGGAGGAGACGGTTTACGAAACGCGGGAGTGGCTTTGCGATCTGTTCCATGGGGAGGACGCGCGCTCTGTCGTCTTTACCCGGAGCGTGACCGAGAGTCTCAACGTTCTCCTGAAGGGTTTTCTCCGCCCAGGGGATCACGTTCTGGTTTCCTCCATGGAACATAACGCCGTTATGCGCCCGCTGACGCAGCTGCGCCGAGAGAGCGTCGCCTTTTCGCGAGTACCGGCGAATCCGGACGGATCGCTCAATCTGGATGAGATGGCGGCGCTCCTGACTGAGCGGACGAGGGCGGTGGTGATGACGCATGCGAGCAACGTTTGCGGAACGGTACTGCCGGTTGCGCGGGTTGGGGCCTTCTGCGCCGATCATGGGCTGACGTTTATCGTCGATTCAGCGCAGAGCGCCGGCGTTCTTCCGATCGACATGCGGGAAATGCGAATCGATGCGCTGGCGTTTACCGGGCATAAAGGATTGCTCGGTCCGCAGGGCGTCGGCGGTTTCCTGCTGCGTTCCGGGCTGGAGACGGCGATTGAGCCGCTGATCTCCGGCGGAACCGGAAGCGTCAGTTATTCCGAAAGCGTTCCGGAGTTCATGCCGGATCGGTTCGAGGCGGGAACGCTGAACCTGCCCGGCATTATGGGGCTTCACGCTGCGCTTGGTTGGATTCGCGAACGCGGAATCGACGCGATTTATGCGCATGAAATGGCGCTGACCGAGGCTTTTCTGGCTGGGCTGCGGCCGCTCGCCGACGACGGAAGGCTCCGGGTCGTTGGGCGGCCCGACCTTTCCGGGAGGACGGGCGTCGTCTCGGTTCAGCTTCTCCATACGGATCAGGCGGAAGCCGCCGATCGTCTGGCGGAGGCGTACGGCGTTATGACGCGCGTGGGGCTGCACTGTGCGCCCGGCGCGCACAAGGCGTTGGGGACGTTTCCAGACGGAACGATCCGCTTCTCGTTTGGCTGGCGGAATACGCTCGACGAGGTGCGTTTCGCCGTCAAGGCGCTGGAAGAACTCAGCCATGGAGTTTAA
- a CDS encoding sugar ABC transporter permease produces the protein MTRKSFLNINWRKEASLLPGYLILTIWVVFTFVLIGWILAASFATTKEIFKGTSLQFPSGLHFENYVKAWNSQNVSVFFTNSLFYSVISATLLILVSAPAAYALSRFKFFLNKPIQSSFVAAMGVPMVMIILPLFGVVSQMQLLKQDWTVRILMIFLYVGINIPYTTIFLLTFFSNLSASYEEAAAIDGCSQISIFWKIMLPLAQPGIITVSIFNFINIWNEYFMSLIFANNDRVKPVAVGLYSMIDAMKYTGDWAGMFAAVIIVFLPTFVLYLFLSEKIIAGITAGGVKG, from the coding sequence ATGACCCGAAAATCTTTCCTGAATATCAATTGGCGTAAAGAGGCTTCGCTCCTCCCGGGCTACCTGATCCTGACGATCTGGGTCGTCTTTACCTTCGTCCTGATCGGCTGGATCCTGGCCGCGTCGTTCGCGACGACGAAAGAGATCTTCAAAGGAACCTCGCTGCAGTTCCCGTCGGGGCTGCATTTTGAAAACTACGTAAAAGCCTGGAATTCGCAGAACGTTTCCGTCTTTTTTACCAACTCGCTCTTTTACTCGGTCATATCGGCGACGCTCCTGATCCTCGTCAGCGCGCCGGCGGCGTACGCGCTTTCGCGTTTCAAATTCTTCCTGAATAAGCCGATTCAATCAAGTTTCGTCGCCGCGATGGGCGTCCCGATGGTCATGATCATCCTGCCGCTCTTCGGCGTCGTCTCCCAGATGCAGCTGCTCAAACAGGATTGGACGGTCCGGATTTTGATGATCTTCCTGTACGTCGGGATCAATATCCCATATACGACGATTTTCCTGTTGACGTTTTTTTCGAACCTGTCCGCGAGCTATGAAGAAGCGGCCGCGATCGACGGATGTTCTCAGATATCGATCTTCTGGAAAATTATGCTCCCCCTGGCGCAGCCGGGGATCATCACCGTCAGTATCTTTAATTTCATCAATATATGGAACGAATACTTTATGTCGCTGATTTTCGCGAATAACGACCGGGTCAAACCGGTCGCAGTCGGATTATACTCGATGATCGATGCGATGAAGTACACGGGCGACTGGGCGGGAATGTTCGCGGCGGTCATTATCGTTTTCCTGCCGACGTTCGTCCTGTACCTCTTCCTGTCGGAAAAAATTATCGCCGGGATTACCGCCGGCGGCGTCAAAGGATAA
- a CDS encoding sugar ABC transporter permease, with product MRRNKAVIAAFIAPAVLIFCVVFVYPILRTVYMSFFQVENATSSISQWVFVGTKNFTDLARIELFKISLWNLFRIWAIGGAGVLTLGLLFAIILNSGIRFRKFFRAAIYMPNVISAVALATMWIQYVYNPKFGLATKAWLGVANFLESIGLGPFGKINWTDSDHKFWSLLIAYCFGMVGYHMLIFSGGIEKIPVELYEAATIDGASRPQQFFKVTYPLLKGVIRTNITMWSITSVGFFVWSQLFAMVTADTQTITPMVYMYLQVFGAGNVVTERNAGLGAAVGVVLSLIVVAVFILTTAIVREEEIEF from the coding sequence GTGAGACGAAATAAAGCGGTTATCGCAGCCTTTATCGCGCCAGCGGTTTTAATTTTTTGCGTCGTTTTTGTCTATCCGATCCTGAGAACGGTCTACATGAGTTTCTTTCAGGTCGAAAACGCCACATCCTCGATCAGCCAATGGGTTTTCGTCGGGACGAAGAACTTTACCGACCTGGCCCGGATCGAGCTGTTCAAAATTTCGCTTTGGAACCTGTTCCGGATCTGGGCGATCGGTGGCGCCGGCGTCCTGACGCTGGGGCTCCTCTTCGCGATTATCCTCAACAGCGGCATTCGCTTCAGGAAATTTTTCCGCGCCGCGATTTACATGCCCAACGTTATTTCGGCCGTCGCGCTGGCGACGATGTGGATCCAGTACGTGTACAATCCGAAGTTCGGACTGGCGACGAAAGCCTGGCTCGGCGTCGCGAATTTTCTCGAATCGATTGGCCTTGGGCCATTTGGGAAAATTAACTGGACCGACTCGGATCATAAATTCTGGTCGCTGCTGATCGCTTACTGCTTTGGCATGGTCGGATACCATATGCTGATCTTCTCCGGCGGGATCGAAAAAATCCCGGTCGAGCTTTACGAGGCCGCAACGATCGACGGCGCTTCCAGGCCGCAGCAATTCTTCAAGGTCACGTACCCGCTTTTAAAAGGCGTCATCCGAACGAATATCACGATGTGGTCGATTACGTCGGTCGGATTCTTCGTCTGGTCGCAGCTGTTCGCGATGGTCACCGCCGACACGCAGACGATCACGCCGATGGTCTACATGTATCTTCAGGTTTTCGGCGCCGGGAACGTTGTAACCGAGCGCAACGCCGGGCTGGGCGCGGCGGTCGGCGTCGTCCTGAGCCTGATCGTTGTCGCCGTGTTTATCCTGACGACGGCGATCGTCCGTGAAGAAGAAATCGAATTCTGA
- a CDS encoding hydrolase: MINAVLYIHGKDGNAAEADHYKELFPFCDVFGLDYKNDTPWAAGDEIREAARSLSVKYENVILVANSIGAFLSMHADIEKEIAHAYFISPIVDMESLIIDMMRRVKVTESELREKGVIKNDFGEELSWEYLCYIRNNPILWNVPTDILYGSEDVMTSIDIVTTFAEKHNGRLTVMDGGGHWFHTEAQMRFLDAWIRKTIGCREDYR, translated from the coding sequence ATGATAAATGCAGTTTTATATATCCACGGGAAAGATGGGAATGCAGCGGAAGCGGATCATTATAAAGAATTGTTTCCATTCTGTGATGTATTTGGACTGGACTATAAAAACGATACCCCATGGGCGGCGGGAGATGAAATAAGGGAAGCGGCCAGGTCGTTGAGCGTCAAATATGAAAATGTGATTTTGGTTGCAAACAGTATCGGCGCATTCCTCTCGATGCATGCAGATATCGAGAAAGAGATAGCGCACGCTTATTTTATTTCTCCGATCGTTGATATGGAGAGCCTGATCATAGATATGATGCGCCGGGTGAAGGTTACTGAGTCGGAATTAAGGGAAAAGGGCGTCATAAAAAATGACTTTGGTGAAGAACTGTCATGGGAATATCTTTGCTATATTCGGAATAATCCGATCCTTTGGAATGTTCCGACCGATATTCTGTATGGCAGCGAGGATGTTATGACATCTATTGATATCGTAACGACTTTTGCAGAAAAACATAACGGAAGGCTCACTGTTATGGATGGCGGCGGGCATTGGTTTCATACAGAGGCGCAAATGCGGTTTCTGGACGCCTGGATCAGAAAAACAATCGGATGTCGCGAGGATTACCGCTAA
- a CDS encoding 8-oxoguanine deaminase translates to MATLLVKNIDTLYTNDTDLGDMKGGAIFVRDNVIEQIGLTSELPATADRVIDARGKFILPGFVNTHHHFFQTLTRAVPGAQDEELFDWLVRLYPIFSELDSEATYVSSTIAMAELILSGCTTSSDHQYLWPGDSKLDDQIRAASEIGMRFHAVRGSMTLGRSQGGLPPDHVIQSEDEILADSQRLIETYHDPSRYSMCRLVLAPCAPFNVTERILVESARMARSYDGVRLHSHVAETKDEETWCARTHHMRPARYMEKLGWVGEDVWWAHCIFLQPDEIQLMADTGTGVAHCPSSNMRLGSGVAPIREMLDAGVRVSLAVDGSASNDCSHMINEGRQALLLQRVAKGANALKIREVFRMETTGGASVLGRDDIGVLRPGMAADFIGVPLNTIGLAGGAVHDPLASLFLCSVPKVDLSVINGKIVVEGGELRTIDLERFIARHNEIARRNVSKYPVPERFKLV, encoded by the coding sequence ATGGCAACGCTACTCGTAAAAAATATTGACACTTTGTACACAAACGACACCGATTTGGGCGATATGAAGGGCGGCGCGATTTTCGTCCGCGATAACGTCATCGAACAAATCGGGCTAACGTCTGAGCTGCCAGCGACCGCGGACCGCGTTATCGACGCGCGGGGAAAATTTATTTTACCGGGGTTCGTTAATACCCATCATCACTTTTTCCAGACGCTGACGCGGGCGGTCCCGGGCGCGCAGGACGAAGAGCTTTTCGATTGGCTGGTTCGGCTTTACCCGATTTTCAGCGAACTCGATTCGGAAGCGACCTACGTTTCGTCGACGATCGCGATGGCGGAGCTGATTCTTTCCGGCTGTACGACGTCCAGCGATCATCAGTATCTTTGGCCCGGCGATTCAAAACTCGACGACCAGATTCGCGCTGCGTCCGAAATTGGGATGCGGTTCCATGCCGTTCGCGGGTCGATGACGCTGGGGCGAAGCCAGGGGGGCTTACCGCCGGATCACGTGATCCAGAGCGAAGATGAAATTCTGGCCGACAGTCAGCGGCTGATCGAAACGTATCATGATCCGTCGCGCTACTCGATGTGCCGGCTGGTTCTCGCTCCATGCGCGCCGTTCAACGTCACGGAGCGGATCCTCGTCGAATCGGCGCGGATGGCGCGGTCGTATGACGGCGTCCGGCTGCATTCGCACGTCGCGGAAACGAAAGACGAGGAAACGTGGTGCGCCCGAACGCATCATATGCGCCCGGCGCGCTATATGGAGAAACTGGGCTGGGTTGGTGAAGACGTCTGGTGGGCGCATTGTATCTTCCTCCAGCCAGACGAGATCCAGCTGATGGCGGATACCGGTACCGGCGTGGCGCATTGTCCGTCGTCAAACATGCGCTTAGGCTCGGGCGTCGCGCCGATTCGCGAGATGCTGGACGCGGGCGTGCGCGTGTCGCTGGCGGTCGACGGTTCGGCTTCGAACGATTGCAGTCACATGATCAACGAAGGGCGGCAGGCGCTTCTTCTACAGCGGGTTGCGAAAGGGGCGAACGCGCTCAAGATTCGCGAGGTTTTCAGGATGGAGACGACGGGCGGAGCTTCGGTCCTGGGCCGCGACGATATCGGCGTGCTGCGTCCCGGGATGGCGGCGGACTTTATCGGCGTGCCGCTGAATACGATCGGCCTGGCCGGCGGCGCTGTGCATGACCCATTGGCGTCGCTGTTCCTTTGTTCCGTTCCAAAGGTCGATCTGTCGGTCATCAATGGGAAGATCGTTGTCGAGGGCGGAGAGCTGCGGACGATCGATCTGGAACGCTTTATCGCGCGGCATAACGAAATCGCGCGCCGTAATGTCTCAAAGTACCCTGTTCCGGAGCGGTTCAAGCTGGTGTAA